Below is a genomic region from uncultured Erythrobacter sp..
TTAAAGCGCCAGCGGTGCAGGCGGCTCTGGAAAGAATGCTCGTCCACATAGGCCATCATGTGGCTGTATTGGCCCGCTTCCTCGATCGGGTCGGGCATGGGCTTGTCTTGGTAGTATCCTTCCAAGATCACCTCGTCGCCCTCTTCCCAAGCGTTGGTCCAGTGGAGCACATAGGTGGGCGAGGCTTCGAACCAGCGGATATCCTCCGGCCGACCGCGGCGAGGAATCAGGGCAAAGCGGGTCGGCACGCCTTCGTGGATGCGCGCGGCGTGGATGTTCCGCTCCAGAAGGTCGGCGTCCCAGTAAAGCGGCATATCGTTGAGGATCGACCAGTTCTTCGTGATCGCCATGTCATGCGGCAGGCGCGGACCCGAAAGCGGGATCGGCACGTAGTGCACAAGGCTGCCGGAGCGGTCGACCACGCCGTAATGCATATAGGGCGCGTGTTTGGAATAGTTGAAGAACATCAGCTCGCCGGTCGTCTCGTCCACTTTGGGATGCGCGGAAACGCCGTCCAATGGCCCCCATGAAGCCTTGCCCAGATTCTCCAGCGTCACAGGGTCCATCTGCCACGCTTCGCCGCATTGGTAGAAGGTCGCAAGCGCGGTGCCGGCATGGACGATAATGTCGGTGGAGCCAGTGTCCTTCAGCCCCTCATGCGCGCCATAGCCGGGGCGCTTCGAAGTGCCATGCGGGTCCATCAACCCGCCCCATAGCGCCTCGCCATTGATCTGTTCCTGATCGAAGCAATGGGTGCGGATAAACCGGTTGCGATAGCTCGCCTTGCCGCCGCTGATCGACACCTGATGCACCATCCCGTCTCCATCGAACGGGTGGTGGCGGCCCAGCGGCTGGTGGACCGGATTTTCGGTGTTGCGCAGATAGATACCGTCAATATCAGCCGGAATCTCGCCTTCGATTACTTCCAGCTCGGCCACATCCACTTCCTCATGAACCGGCGTCCATGCGCCAGAGAGATAGGGATGGTTCGACGGCTCCAGCGTAACGCGGACCGGCGGATGGCGTGTGACCTGCATTGGGTGTTCTCCTGCGCATCAATGCGCTCTGGATGAGCTTAAAGCACGAAATGCAACCAGCGCAAATTGATCCTGATCAATGCAGCCGCTCTCCAACCGCGCAAGAGTCAGGTGGCAACAAAGGAGAAGCCCCATGAAATCCATCCTGCTGCACATCAATGACGATTCCTGCATGGAAGCGCGCCTGCAAGTCGCAATGGACATTGCCCGCGCCTGCGACGCGCATATCACTTGCCTTCAAGCGGTGAGTTACGAGGTGTTCGCACCCGGCGATTTTGCCGGAAACGCGATGGCTGCTGCAATTCCCCGTATCCGCGAAGCCGCCGAGCATTTGCGGGCGGAGATCGAAGCCGACCTCGCCAATGAAGATGTCGCGTGGAACTGGCGTTTTCTCTACGGCGCGGCGGAGCATCGCCTGCTCGAACAATCGGCGCTGCACGACATCATCATCGTTGGCCCGCATGACATTGGCGAAGAGGGCTCGCGCGGGCCTTCGGCCATGGCGGGCGAGCTTACGCTTGATGCGCCTGCGCCGGTTCTGGTGGTGCCGGGGTCGATCAAGCGGTTGGACGTTCGCGCACCGGTGCTGGTGGCGTGGAACGGCTCGTCAGAGGCCGCAGTGGCCTTGCGCGCGGCAGTGCCGTTGCTGGCATTGTCGGAGCGGGTGTTCCTCGCCAGCGTGAAGGAAGAAAAGGACACTGAACGTTTTGAATTTCCCGCAAGCGAGGCCGCGCGATATCTGGTGCGCCACGGGGTCGAGGCCGAAGTGGTCGAAATCCCGCGCGGCAAGGGCAAGATCTCCGAGGTGCTGGCCAAAGCCGCTGCTGCGCGCGAATGCGGGATGCTGGTGATGGGCGCTTACGGCCATTCGAGGCTCGCCGAAATGCTGCTGGGCGGGGTGACGCGCCGGATGCTGAGCGAGCCGCAATTGCCGATCCTGCTGGCGCATTAGCTGGCGCCTTAGATGGCGCCTTAGCTAGCATCGGAGCGCCGCGCGGTGATTTTCCTACATTGGTCGGTCAGTGTATGAACCGCGCGGCTCTTTCTCATCGTCTGCACCGCTTGTTTCGTGCGAATTTTGCTGCTGCGCATCCGCCAAAGATGAAAGTTGACACTTCACGGCGGCAAAAAGCGAAAATTTTCACATGCAAACAGTCACTTGAAAAGAAGTGGTTTTTCTTAAAGAGGCCACTCGGGTGTAACAGGTTTCACCCCTTGGCTTTGCGCCTTCGCATCATGCCCTCTTGCGCAACGCTGGCAACTAGCTCGCCGGATGCGTTGAAGATGCGGCCCCGGTTGAAGCCGCGACCCTTGCCCGACCACGGCGCGTCGGTGGAGTAGAGCAACCACTCATCGGCGCGCGCTTCGCGGTGGAACCAGATCGCGTGGTCGAGGCTTGCGCCGACCAGCTCGCCGCGCATCCAGCTCAGGCCATGCGGCAGCGCGCTGGTGCCAAGCAACGTGAAGTCGCTGGCATAGGTGATGACCGCGCGGTGCAGCGCCGGATCGTCGGGCAGCGGCGCGACGGTGCGGAACCAACTATGCGCATGCGGCGGCTTGGGCTCGGAGTTCATCCAGTGCAGCTTGTCGAGGGTGCGCATCTCGATGGGGCGAGGGCGCAGCATCAGCTTGCGCTGCGCCTCGCCAAGCTTGTCACCCATGCGCTCCGCCATCTCGCGGCGCAGCACCGTGTCGGACTTGAGTGTCTCCGGCCCTTCGACATCGGGCATCGGACTGTCGTCATGCTCCAGCCCCTCTTCGACGGTCTGGAAACTGGCAGTGAGGTTGAGGATCGGGCTTTGGGTGCCGTCCTCGTTGGCTTGCGAGGCCACGACGCGCCGATTGGCGAAGCTGCGCCCGTCAAAGTCGCGCTCGATCCGGTACTCGATCGGTGTGCCCTCGCGCCCGCCGCGCAGGAAGTAGGCGTGGAGCGAATGCGCCTGCTTGCCATCGGTGAGCGAGCATTGTGCGGCTTGAAGCGCCTGGGCGAGCACCTGCCCGCCAAAGACGCGGCCAATGCCGTCCTTCTGCTCGCGCCCGGCATAGATGTCGCTTGCGCGCTGCTCGACTGTCAGCAGGCGGACGAGCCCGTCAACGAGGCGCTGATTGTCTGGAATGTCGTTCATCGCCGCTCGCAATGCGCAGGGTCGCGGGCGAGGTCAAGCGCCAGTGAGGCCGAGCTTGCGCAAGGCGCGGAAGGCGAAGGCCTTGCCCCGGTTGCCCTTGGGCCAGCGACCCGGCGCTGCAGGAGTAAACCCGCGTTGACGCAGCAGATGGTTGAGCCCGCGCGCGTCGCTTTCGGCATAGCTCCATTCCGAACGCCATGTGATCGAAAGCGAGATCGAGCTTTCCGGCCCGTTGCGCACGAAATGCGGCGCCATAACCGGCACATAAACCGCCTGACCGGGAGCCAGCGCAAACTCGCGCGCGCCCTGCATAAAGGCATCGTCCCACGCCAGCTCACGCGGGCCGCCCGCATGGTAGCTCTCATGCACCTCGTCCGGTGCGTAATGCGGATCGCCTGCAGGGAACTGCGTCATCACTTTGGAGCCTTTGACCTGAAGCAGGATGTTGTGCTCCGGATCAAAGTGGTAGGGCGTGACCGCGTTCGGACTGGAGATGAAGATGTAGGCCTGCGGGGTCAGCATCGCGCCGGTCCTCGCCTCGATACCGCCGCGCAGCTCGCCCAGCAGATCGAGCAGCAAGGACTGGTAGGGTTGCACCTGCTCGACGTTCTTCAGGACCGCCCAGCTGTTGGCTTCGGCGACATGCCGGATCGTCTCGCCGATCGAGAGGCCGGTTGCGCCCGGCTTTCCGTCCACGCCGATTGGCAGGTCGCCGCGATTGAACTCGACGCTTTGTTCGTCAAGTTGCTCGGCCAGCTCGGCAAGAGCCTCCAGTTCGAGTAGCGGATGCCGGTTTAGCGCGTGGCTCAGAACATGCGGAACTTCGGGGTAGCCCGCCGCGAAGTCCTGCCGCGCGCGCGCATCGAATATGTCCCAACTCGAAGCGGTGGGATCAAAGCTCCGGTGGTCTGTCGGGTGGAGGCGTGAGGGGGCATTCATTCGGGGGATTGTCCTCGGGTTTCATAGGCCATCAGCGCGCGAAAGGCAGTGCGGCGTAGGGAGCCGCCAATGGCAATATTGCGAGAGATGATGCGGCGTTTCTCGCGCCAGATCCGCTCGATCATCGTGTGACCTTCGACCGCGCAGCTATCCGCCCATTCAAAGCCGGGACGCTCGACAAGATCGAGATTCTCGATCTGGAGCAGCAGGCCGGGGGAGAAGCGCGAATAGGCCTCGTCAAAGGTGGTCTTGAAACTGAACACGCCCGGCATGGTGATGAAGTTGGCGAGCATTGCGACCGGCTTGCCGTCAAGCCGCAGTGCCAGCCGCTCAAGCTTATGAGCCTGCGCCGCCGATGTGAGTGTGGCGGTGAAGAAGCTGCGAGTGCTCTGCGCGCTTGCAAGCGCCGAACCGGCTTCGCCTTTCCAACCTTCTGCTTCCAGCGCGAGGAATTCGGCGATCCATGTGTCTATTCCCACGCTGCCCTCTAGGCGTTCAACGGTCAGCGTGCCCAATTCGGATAGCCGCTTGCGCTGGCGACGCAGCTCCTTGCGCTTCTTGGTGCTCATTGCTGCGTCGAGATAGGCTTGCGCGTGGGGGTAGTCATCCGGCGGCGAGAGCATCGCGCGCTCGCCTGCATCAACCGTGACGGCGCGGCGTCCGCTCTCTGCCAGAACCGCATCGAGCGCGGCGTTGAGCGGTCCGTCAGCGGGCAGCTGGGGCAAATGGAGGAACAGCGCGCGGCCCGCTTCTTGGTCAAGATGCGCGAGCAAGGACCGCCAGAAAGCACGTTCAAACCCGCGAGCCGCAAGCGGGCTGCCGCAAAAGGCATTGGAATGGAGCCAGCCTGCAATATGCGGCACCGGATAGCCGTAATAGCGCGGCTTTCGCGCGAGCGGCAAAAGTCCGATGAGCTGTCCATCGCTATAATGCGCAAACAGCTCGGGCGCGGAATCTTCGCTGAAATGGTCAAGCGAGCCGAGCGCAAACCAGCTTTCGAAGAACGGGTTGGGTTCGCTCGCTTGCTCGGCAAGCGCCTGCCATGCGGCGAGGAATGCGGTGCTAGCGGCTTCCTCGCAGTCAATCAGACGCACCTGTCCTGCGCCGACTGCTCGGCGATCCGGTGCGCCCTTTTGGGCTGGAAGGGAAGGCGCTGCCGCCAAATCCACTGCGTAAACCCCATTGCGAACATTGCAGAACCCGCCTGAATGCGCGCTCTTGAAACCGGGCTACGTATGCATCGTTAACAGAGCGTTAGGTTTGGGGCGGGCTTTGGGCATGTGGTTCAGATCGGCACAACCGGCGGCGCAATTGCAAATCGGGCAAAACAAAACCCCGCCCGGATCACTCCGGACGGGGTTTTGCAAAGGTCGGTTCTGAAGGAGCGCTTAGTGCGCGCCGCCAGCCAGCGCCGCGAGCAGAAGCAGCGCGACGATGTTGGTGATCTTGATCATCGGGTTCACAGCCGGACCTGCGGTATCCTTGTAAGGATCGCCAACAGTGTCGCCGGTCACCGCAGCCTTGTGAGCTTCGGAGCCCTTGCCGCCGTGATTGCCGTCTTCGATGTACTTCTTCGCATTGTCCCATGCGCCGCCGCCAGCGGTCATGGAAAGCGCGACGAACAGACCGCCTACGATCACGCCGAGCAGCAGAGCGCCCAGCGCAGCGAAGGCGTTGTCCTGACCAGCGATCCACAGGATCACGAAGTAGGTCACGATCGGTGCGAGCACCGGCAGGAGCGACGGAACGATCATCTCCTTGATCGCGGCCTTGGTCACAAGGTCCACCGTGCGGGCATAGTCAGGACGGCTGGTGCCGGCCATGATGCCCGGGTCTTTGGCGAACTGGTCACGCACATCGACAACCACATCGCCCGCAGCGCGGCCCACAGCGGTCATGCCCATCGCGCCGAACAGGTACGGGAGCAGAGCGCCGAGCAGCAAGCCGACGATGACATACGGGTTTTCAAGGCCGAAATCGACATTGGCATCCGGGAAGAATGCACGAAGGTCGGCGGTGTAGGCAGCGAACAGCACGAGTGCTGCAAGACCGGCCGAACCGATTGCGTAACCTTTGGTCACAGCCTTGGTGGTGTTGCCAACCGCGTCGAGCAGGTCGGTCTTTTCACGGACGCTTTCGTCCAGACCGGCCATTTCGGCGATGCCGCCAGCATTGTCGGTAACAGGACCGTAAGCGTCGAGCGCGACGACCATGCCAGCAAGGGCGAGCATTGCGGTTGCGCCGAAGGCCAGACCGATCAGACCAGCGAGCTGATACGCACCGATGATCGCCGCAATGATGACGATTGTCGGAAGTGCGGTCGATTCAAGGCTGATTGCCAGACCCTGGATCACGTTGGTGCCGTGGCCCGTTTCCGAAGCTTTGGCGATCGAGCGAACCGGACGGAAATTCGTGCCGGTGTAATACTCGGTGATCCAGATGATGATGCCGGTCAGCGCAAGGCCGATCAGCGAGCAGTAGAACAGGTCCATGCCGTTGAACTCAACGCCGCCCGGACCGGTGCCAAGCACCTGGTTCATATCTGCTCCTCCCGTGCCAAGCGCGTATTGCGTGACCAGATAGATCAGCGGAATGGCGAGGACTGCGGTGACGATGAAGCCCTTGTACATCGCGCCCATGACGTTGGTTGCCCCGGGGCCGCTTTTGCCCAGACGGACAAAGTAGGTGCCAATGATCGAGGTCACGATGCAGGCGCCGCCGATCAGGAGCGGAAGCGCCATCATCGGAAGCAGCAGATCGCCAAGCTGTGTAGCGAAGAGCAGCGCGGTCAGAACCATGGTCGCACCAACGGTGACGACATAGGTCTCGAACAGGTCAGCTGCCATACCAGCACAGTCGCCAACATTGTCGCCGACATTGTCAGCGATGGTGGCGGGGTTGCGCGGATCGTCTTCAGGGATGCTGGCCTCGACTTTACCGACAAGGTCGGCCCCGACGTCAGCAGCCTTGGTGAAGATACCGCCGCCCAGACGCGCGAAGATCGAGATAAGCGACGCACCGAATGCGAGGCCGATAAGACCGTCGATCACTTTGCGGCTGTCTGGTGCGAGTTCCATGGGGCCGACGAGGACGTAGAAGAACACCGCAATCGCGAGCAGCGCGAGACCAGCCACCAGCATGCCGGTGATGGCGCCAGCGCGAAACGCGATGGTGAGGCCCTGTTGCAGACCTTCGCTTGCAGCCTGCGCAGTACGAACGTTCGAGCGCACCGAGATGTTCATCCCGATATAGCCCGCAACGCCCGAAAGCACTGCGCCGATGATGAAGCCGACGGCTGGGATCCAGCCGAGGAACAGTCCAACTACGATCGCAGCAACCACACCGACCATGCCGATCGTGGTGTATTGACGGTTCAGATAGGCCTGTGCGCCTTCCTGA
It encodes:
- a CDS encoding carotenoid oxygenase family protein — its product is MQVTRHPPVRVTLEPSNHPYLSGAWTPVHEEVDVAELEVIEGEIPADIDGIYLRNTENPVHQPLGRHHPFDGDGMVHQVSISGGKASYRNRFIRTHCFDQEQINGEALWGGLMDPHGTSKRPGYGAHEGLKDTGSTDIIVHAGTALATFYQCGEAWQMDPVTLENLGKASWGPLDGVSAHPKVDETTGELMFFNYSKHAPYMHYGVVDRSGSLVHYVPIPLSGPRLPHDMAITKNWSILNDMPLYWDADLLERNIHAARIHEGVPTRFALIPRRGRPEDIRWFEASPTYVLHWTNAWEEGDEVILEGYYQDKPMPDPIEEAGQYSHMMAYVDEHSFQSRLHRWRFNLKTGETREERLSDRIVEFGMINPAYLMGKSRYIWSTTTRPGWFLFNGYVRHDTETGEEQVFELPEGVYASESPMVPRKGSLSEDDGYLVTFLIDDNAGTSELAILDASDVTKGPICRARLPHKISSGVHTTWVEHAQLKADAAFKRAELAA
- a CDS encoding universal stress protein, with the translated sequence MKSILLHINDDSCMEARLQVAMDIARACDAHITCLQAVSYEVFAPGDFAGNAMAAAIPRIREAAEHLRAEIEADLANEDVAWNWRFLYGAAEHRLLEQSALHDIIIVGPHDIGEEGSRGPSAMAGELTLDAPAPVLVVPGSIKRLDVRAPVLVAWNGSSEAAVALRAAVPLLALSERVFLASVKEEKDTERFEFPASEAARYLVRHGVEAEVVEIPRGKGKISEVLAKAAAARECGMLVMGAYGHSRLAEMLLGGVTRRMLSEPQLPILLAH
- a CDS encoding sodium-translocating pyrophosphatase, coding for MDLILISIGLGVLAIVYGFVTSRQVLGASAGNEKMQEIAGAIQEGAQAYLNRQYTTIGMVGVVAAIVVGLFLGWIPAVGFIIGAVLSGVAGYIGMNISVRSNVRTAQAASEGLQQGLTIAFRAGAITGMLVAGLALLAIAVFFYVLVGPMELAPDSRKVIDGLIGLAFGASLISIFARLGGGIFTKAADVGADLVGKVEASIPEDDPRNPATIADNVGDNVGDCAGMAADLFETYVVTVGATMVLTALLFATQLGDLLLPMMALPLLIGGACIVTSIIGTYFVRLGKSGPGATNVMGAMYKGFIVTAVLAIPLIYLVTQYALGTGGADMNQVLGTGPGGVEFNGMDLFYCSLIGLALTGIIIWITEYYTGTNFRPVRSIAKASETGHGTNVIQGLAISLESTALPTIVIIAAIIGAYQLAGLIGLAFGATAMLALAGMVVALDAYGPVTDNAGGIAEMAGLDESVREKTDLLDAVGNTTKAVTKGYAIGSAGLAALVLFAAYTADLRAFFPDANVDFGLENPYVIVGLLLGALLPYLFGAMGMTAVGRAAGDVVVDVRDQFAKDPGIMAGTSRPDYARTVDLVTKAAIKEMIVPSLLPVLAPIVTYFVILWIAGQDNAFAALGALLLGVIVGGLFVALSMTAGGGAWDNAKKYIEDGNHGGKGSEAHKAAVTGDTVGDPYKDTAGPAVNPMIKITNIVALLLLAALAGGAH
- a CDS encoding acyl-CoA thioesterase II — translated: MNDIPDNQRLVDGLVRLLTVEQRASDIYAGREQKDGIGRVFGGQVLAQALQAAQCSLTDGKQAHSLHAYFLRGGREGTPIEYRIERDFDGRSFANRRVVASQANEDGTQSPILNLTASFQTVEEGLEHDDSPMPDVEGPETLKSDTVLRREMAERMGDKLGEAQRKLMLRPRPIEMRTLDKLHWMNSEPKPPHAHSWFRTVAPLPDDPALHRAVITYASDFTLLGTSALPHGLSWMRGELVGASLDHAIWFHREARADEWLLYSTDAPWSGKGRGFNRGRIFNASGELVASVAQEGMMRRRKAKG
- a CDS encoding GNAT family N-acetyltransferase, which translates into the protein MRLIDCEEAASTAFLAAWQALAEQASEPNPFFESWFALGSLDHFSEDSAPELFAHYSDGQLIGLLPLARKPRYYGYPVPHIAGWLHSNAFCGSPLAARGFERAFWRSLLAHLDQEAGRALFLHLPQLPADGPLNAALDAVLAESGRRAVTVDAGERAMLSPPDDYPHAQAYLDAAMSTKKRKELRRQRKRLSELGTLTVERLEGSVGIDTWIAEFLALEAEGWKGEAGSALASAQSTRSFFTATLTSAAQAHKLERLALRLDGKPVAMLANFITMPGVFSFKTTFDEAYSRFSPGLLLQIENLDLVERPGFEWADSCAVEGHTMIERIWREKRRIISRNIAIGGSLRRTAFRALMAYETRGQSPE
- a CDS encoding cupin-like domain-containing protein, with the protein product MNAPSRLHPTDHRSFDPTASSWDIFDARARQDFAAGYPEVPHVLSHALNRHPLLELEALAELAEQLDEQSVEFNRGDLPIGVDGKPGATGLSIGETIRHVAEANSWAVLKNVEQVQPYQSLLLDLLGELRGGIEARTGAMLTPQAYIFISSPNAVTPYHFDPEHNILLQVKGSKVMTQFPAGDPHYAPDEVHESYHAGGPRELAWDDAFMQGAREFALAPGQAVYVPVMAPHFVRNGPESSISLSITWRSEWSYAESDARGLNHLLRQRGFTPAAPGRWPKGNRGKAFAFRALRKLGLTGA